A single Zootoca vivipara chromosome 1, rZooViv1.1, whole genome shotgun sequence DNA region contains:
- the EFCAB11 gene encoding EF-hand calcium-binding domain-containing protein 11 isoform X5 codes for MCAWREEAESGLSGEESRRKRWVKAFEACDEDNKGYLNREDYKVAVVMLFGYKPSKQQTRKEHLHPHHSAQTLRSSAEGLLAVPSLQEAKLQETGQMAFLVVAPALWNTLPSDVKEKNNYQTFRRHLKAALFREAFNV; via the exons ATGTGCGCTTGGCGTGAAGAGGCAGAGAGCGGATTAAGTGGCGAGGAGAGTCGCAGGAAGCGGTGGGTTAAA GCATTTGAGGCATGTGATGAAGACAACAAAGGATATTTAAACAGAGAGGACTACAAGGTTGCAGTAGTGATGCTGTTTGGCTATAAGCCCTCAAAG CAGCAAACaaggaaggagcatctccacccccatcattctgctcagacactgaggtccagcgccgagggccttctggcggttccctcgctgcaagaagccaagttacaggaaaccggGCAaatggccttcttggtagtggcacctgccctgtggaacaccctcccatcagatgtcaaagagaaaaacaactaccagacttttagaagacatctgaaggcagccctatttagggaagcttttaatgtttaa